The Microbacterium sp. SORGH_AS_0428 genome contains the following window.
CGGGCAAGACTCTCGGGGTCGTCGGCCTGGTCGTCGCGATCTTCTTCAACGTCATCGGCCTCATCATCTCCGCCATCGCCTTCAACCAGTCGAAGAAGGCCGGCTACAAGAACACGCCCGCCCTCGTCGGCATCATCATCGGGGCCGTGCTCTTCGCCCTGGGAGTCATCCTCTGGATCGTCGCCATCGCCGCCGGCGTCGCCGCGGTGAACATGAACAGCTACTGAGATCACCCCACACGAGGGGCCGCATCCGTTCGGATGCGGCCCCTCGTCGTTGATGGGATGCGGCGGACGGTGCTCGCATCCCTCGTTCTTTATTCACGGTCTGCGGCGCCGATCCGCGCCGCGAAAGGGAGTTGAGTAGGGCACGTGGACGCAGAGAGTGCGACACGGGTGCCGGTGGAGGCAGACCCCTGCGGTGGGTTGGCGGTCTCTCTCCCCGACACGCCTTCCGTGTCGTGACGTGTTCGCCGGTTCCCGCACAAGCGCAGACGTCGGGACCGGCCACGATCTGCACCCGCACTCGGACCGCTGCGCGGCGTTTCGACGCCGTCGCAGCGGTCCGAGTGGTTCGATGTCGAGCCGGTCGTGTCGCGGTGGGGCGGGCGGGGCTCGGGATGCCGATCGCCCCCCTCACCGCGAGACGACCGGCCCGCGCGCCGGGTCAGGATGCGGCCAGGCTCCCCACGCCGCCGTCGTGATAGACGAGCGGCGCCGTGCCGCGATGACTCGATCCGCCGAGCACCTCCAGCACGACGAGTCGGTGATCGCCCAGGGGCTCGTCGCTGTGCACGCGGCACTCGAGCCACATCCGCGCGCCGTCGATGAGGATGGCGCCGCCGTCGGTCTGCGCGGTGACGAGGCCGGCGAACCGGTCCCCCGACCGCGACGCGAGCGTGCGTACCGCTGCCGCGTTCTCCTCACCGAGCACCGAGACACCGATACGTGCGGCGCCGGCGATCAGCGGCCAGGTGCGGGAGGACTGTTGAGCGGAGAAGAGCACGAGCGGGGGATCGAACGAGATGCCGAGGGCGAACGAGGTCGCCACCATCGCCTGCGGCCCCTCCGAGGTGAGCGCGCAGATCGCCGCGATCCCGGTGGGATGCTGCGCGAACATGTCGCGCACCGCATCCGCATCCTTCGGCGCGGCGGGCAGGACGGTACGGGCGATCCCGTCGGGTCCGGGGACGATCTGCGCCCACGGGTGATTCCAGGTCATTGCGGCTCTCCTCCGCGCCCACGGAGCGCAGTCCGCGGGCGCACAGCCACGCTAGGAAGCCGGTGTTACGTGGGCTTTACGCGGGAGTGAAGATGCCTGACAGCGATCAGTCGATTGCCAACAGCTATCGTCATGCCGCGGGACGCGCGACGCGTTCCCGCACCGAGCCGCCGCCGTCGGTGGCGCCCCGGTCGCCGGCGGCGCGGATGTCGCGCACGGTCGCGCCCGACGCGTCGCTCGACGCGCGCCCGCCATCATCGTCGGCGGGGAGCATGATCGTGGCCGTCGTGCCCTTACCCACGGTGCTGCTCAGCAGCACCTCGCCGCCCTGTCGTTCGATGAGCGCCTTCGTGCTCGCCAGCCCGATGCCGGTCCCGCCGTCATCCGGGTTGGACAGTCGCCCGCGTTCGAGGGGGTCGAAGATGCGCTCGAGATCCTCCGGGGCGATGCCGCGCCCACGATCGGAGATCGCGATGCGCACCTGGGAACCGTCGATCTCGACGGAGATCTCGATGGGACCCTCGCTGTACTTCGCCGCGTTGTCGACCAGATTCGCGATCGCCCGTCGCAGCGCCACCGGGTCCGCCTGCACCGCGACCGACCGCGGCGAGCGATAGCGGATGCGGCCGTACGCGTCGCCGGGAAGCACGAGCTCGGCCGCCTCCCGCACCGTCACGGAGGCATCCGCACGGCTGCGCGCCGGACGCGGGCGGGTGGGCACGAGACGCGCCGAGAGGTCCTGGATCATCGTGGCGAGGTGATCGGTGACCGCGGAGATGCGCTCGACGGCGGCGGTCGTGTTGCCGCCGGGCTCGGCCATCAGATCCACGTAACCGCGCAAGGCGGTGATCGGCGAGAGGAAGTCGTGGGCGAAGGCGCGCAGGAAGTCGAACTCCGCATCCTCCCGCTGTTTGGCGGCGGTCAGGTCGGAGACGATCTTCACGAACCCGGCGACCTCCCCCGCGTCGTCGCGCAGTGCCGTGATGATCACGTGCGCCCAGAACAGCGAGCCGTCGGCACGCACCCGCCAGCCGTTGTCCTCGACCGACCCCCGCGTCGCAGCGATCGCGAGCAGGCGCAGCGGCACACCGCGCAGCCGATCCTCCTCGCGATAGAAGCGCGTGAAGGAGGAGCCGAGGATCTCCTCGGGCGTGTAGCCCTTCAACTTCTCGGCGCCGGGATTCCACCCCACGACCCGGCCCTCCACGTCGAGGTGCACGATGGCCACAGAGGTGACCTGCGCGGTCCAGTCCTGCACGAGCGCGCCCGTCGCGGCGTGCGCGGGGACGGCGGTGACAGGAACGGGCAGGCCCACACCGGATGCGGGTGCGGCGGCGGGCGCCTCGTCGAACGCCGGCGCGGCGGAGGATTCGGGCTCGGAGATATCGGCTCCCATCGGGACGTCGATCAGTTCATCGCTCGTCGGTTCGAGGCGTCGGGTACGCGTCATCTGGATTCTGCCCCAAACGCGCCCTGACCGCATCCGCTCATCGGCGACGCGGCTCGCGGTGTAGCACATCCGCACACCGGAAGGGGGGCGCTCGACCGAACGGGCGACCGGGAGTGACGATGGCGACACGCATCCGCAGAGGAGGAGACGGACATGTCCGAGAACGCACACGAGGAACTCGCCGGCCTGATCAAGAAGTTCCGGTT
Protein-coding sequences here:
- a CDS encoding flavin reductase family protein translates to MTWNHPWAQIVPGPDGIARTVLPAAPKDADAVRDMFAQHPTGIAAICALTSEGPQAMVATSFALGISFDPPLVLFSAQQSSRTWPLIAGAARIGVSVLGEENAAAVRTLASRSGDRFAGLVTAQTDGGAILIDGARMWLECRVHSDEPLGDHRLVVLEVLGGSSHRGTAPLVYHDGGVGSLAAS
- a CDS encoding PAS domain-containing sensor histidine kinase; protein product: MTRTRRLEPTSDELIDVPMGADISEPESSAAPAFDEAPAAAPASGVGLPVPVTAVPAHAATGALVQDWTAQVTSVAIVHLDVEGRVVGWNPGAEKLKGYTPEEILGSSFTRFYREEDRLRGVPLRLLAIAATRGSVEDNGWRVRADGSLFWAHVIITALRDDAGEVAGFVKIVSDLTAAKQREDAEFDFLRAFAHDFLSPITALRGYVDLMAEPGGNTTAAVERISAVTDHLATMIQDLSARLVPTRPRPARSRADASVTVREAAELVLPGDAYGRIRYRSPRSVAVQADPVALRRAIANLVDNAAKYSEGPIEISVEIDGSQVRIAISDRGRGIAPEDLERIFDPLERGRLSNPDDGGTGIGLASTKALIERQGGEVLLSSTVGKGTTATIMLPADDDGGRASSDASGATVRDIRAAGDRGATDGGGSVRERVARPAA